The window GCATGGTGCCCGCGCGCCGGCAGGCGGGGCTTTTCAGTTTCGTGTCCAACTCATCGGCGGAGGTGACGCCGAGGCCGGGGACGATCACGAGATCGGCGCCGCGCAGCGTCGCGCCACTTCGGCGTGCTCCGCAGAGCATCGTCGTGACGTCGAACGGCCGCGTGCGTTTCGAAGCCCCGCTGATCTGATTGGCTGTCGCCATCACGTCATGGGTAATGGCCGCGCTTGACGCCAGACAGCCCTGGATTTCGAGAACCGCAACCTTGGTCATGTCGGCAGGGTAATTCAGGATATGAAGCTGTGTCAAAAATTACCCGATTAATGTCATTTTAGACACTGGCCGGTTCATCTCCGAATCGGGAAAATCGCCTCCAGTGGACTGCCGTGTCGTTGGTCCAAGCTCGAGCCGAATTTAACGAACAGGAAAACAATGATGACAAAGCGCAACTTGAACGCGGACGATGCGCTCGAGGATTTCCAGTCGCGCGAGATCACGCTTGATGGCGCCACGAAGGTGGTGCATGTGGCCGGCGAGGGGCCGGCCGTCATTGTCATGACGGAGATGCCCGGCATCAGCCCGCATGTCGCCCGCTTCAGTCGCTGGGTCCGCGATGCGGGGTTCACCGTGTACATGCCCTCGCTGTTCGGCCGCGACGGCGCGGTGCCCCAGGCGGAAGAGGGAGTGGCGGTGTTTCGGCGGGCCTGCGTCAGCGCGGAATTCCGCGCGTTCGCCGCCAATCAGTCCAGCCCGGTGACCCAGTGGCTGCGGTCGCTGGCGAAGCTTGCGCATGCGGAATGCGGCGGCCCTGGCGTCGGCGCCATCGGCATGTGTTTCACCGGCAATTTTGCGCTGAGCATGATGCTCGAGGAGTCGGTACTGGCACCCGTGCTGTCGCAGCCGTCGCTTCCGCTCGACAAGCCCGCCGACATCGATATTGCGCCGGACGAACTGGCGGCTGTTCGCCAGCGCCTGGAGCGGGACGACCTGACCGTGATGGCCTATCGCTTCGAAGGCGACCAGATCTGCAAAGCGGAGCGGTTCACGGCTCTGTCGGCAGCACTGGGCGACCGCTTCATTCCCCGCGTGCTGCCCGACAGCGCGGCCAATTCCGACACACCACCGTTTTTTCAGAAACTGGTGCCGTATCCGCACAGCGTGGTGACGGCACACCTGATCGATGAAGCGGGACAGCCGACGATCGCCGCCCGCGACGAGATCCTGTCGTTCTTCAAGCGCCGGCTTGCTTCGGGACACTCATAAGGTTGGAGTGTCCGCACCCTCGATCTCTGGGAATGAGGAATTGGGCTGCCTCGGGCTTAAACGCAACAGGCTCTCGGTCAGACCCAGTTCTCGGCTCTGATTCCCGGCATGCGGCTGAACTCGCGCATATTGTTCGTGACGATGATCAATCCTTCGCTGCGGGCGTGACCGCCGATCTGCATGTCGTGCGGGCCGCAGGGCGTTCCCGCTCGTTCCAGTTCTGCACGAACCTGTCCGTAGTGCGCAGCCGCCTTGGTCTCGAACGGCAGCACATCGAGACGCGCCACGAAATGCTCGATGGCCGTCAGGTTTTCCACGCGGCGAGCCGACTTCTCGGCCCCGTAATGCAATTCGCCGAGCGTAATGCTGGAAATACAGAGTTGTTCGGCCAGAGCGTTGAATTTCTCTCGCAGCTTCAGTGGATAGTTCTTCATCACATAGATGCAGATATTGGTGTCGAGCATGTAGGTGAGCATCAGAACGGCTCACGTTCCTCGACCGGTGGCTGCTCACGTTCGGCCATGAAATCCTCGCTTGCGCGCGGACCATTCTGAAACAGATCGTCCCACCGCTTACCTTGCGGCACGATCACACGGCTGCGACCGATCTTCAAAATATCGACGTGATGCACGTCCTCCGGGAAGGCGACGGCCTTGGGCAGCCGTACGGCTTGGCTGCGATTGCTCGTGAATACTGTGGAGCTTGTCATGGTCAATCTCGTTGTATATCCAATTGGGATATACATAGCTTAGCCGGAGTGTTTTTGCAAGGGCGTCCGCCTACGGACAAAGGGACGGCAAGCAACGGCGAACAGGACATCGGATACTTCGGCCACGCTGCCTTCGCGACTGAAACGGTGGATAGTCATGAAAACGGCAATGCGCCAAATGCGATTTCGTGAACATTGGTCGTCCGGCATTGTTGCAAGAAGCAGGTGCCAGCGCAGGGGGGATGTCGGATCCAAATCTTGCGAGAAGACTTTTGCTGATGGAATGTGCCGATGACGTCCAAGCGCCGAAACCTGAAGTCTGCGCCCAAGCCGAACAAGGAACCCAAGTTCTCGCGCACCCATGCGCCCGCCGATCTGTCTCCGGTGGACTGGCAACGCGGCTTGCGCCGCCAGTTTGGCCGCGAGCAGGCCTTCGGGCTCGAAAATCTGACCAGTGAACCGTTCTTTTCCGAGTTTCGGGTCAGCAATTCCGCCTCGAAATCCAGCTATCGCGTGGCGATACGAGGATTGGGGCCGGGTGGCAATTTCTGCTCGTGCCCTGATTATGCGTCCAGCGAATTGGGCACTTGCAAGCACCTTGAATTCACGCTCGCCCGGCTGGAAAAAAAGCGCGGCGCCAGGACCGCGTTCGCGCGTGGCTACCAGCCTGCGTTTTCCGAGCTGTATTTGCGCAATGACGGCAAACGCCGTGTGCATTTTCGCGCCGGGACGGATTGCCCGCCGGCGGTCAGTAAGGCCGCCGCCGGCTTGTTCGACACCGAACACGCGGGGACGTTACCGGACGAGCGCTTCCGCGAGTTGGAGGCCTTCGTGTCGCTGGCGTCGAAGTGCGGTCATGAATTGCGGGCCTACGACGATGCCCTCGATTTCATTGCGGGAAGGCTGGACGCAGACCGGCGAGCCTCGACGCTCGATCAGTTGTTCCCGCGCGGTATTGTCGATCCCAAGCTGCGCGCACTTCTGAAGGTGCCGCTCTATCCCTATCAGGCCGAGGGCGCGCTGTTCGCGGTGCGGAACGGCCGAGCCCTGATCGGCGACGATATGGGGCTGGGCAAGACCATCCAGGCAATTGCCGCGGCAGAAATCCTGGCCCGCCATTTCGGCGTATCCAAAGTTCTGGTGATCTGCCCGACTTCGCTCAAATACCAGTGGCAAAGCGAGATCACCCGCTTCTCCGGACGCAAGGGCAAGAATGCAGCACGCGTCATCAGCGGCGGCCGTGCCCAGCGGCAGAAGGACTATGTCCTGGAAGACTTCTGCAAGATCACAAACTATGAGAAGCTTCAGCCCGATCTCGACCTGATCGCCGCCTGGGCGCCGGAACTCGTCATTGTCGATGAAGCACAACGGG is drawn from Bradyrhizobium prioriisuperbiae and contains these coding sequences:
- the vapB gene encoding type II toxin-antitoxin system VapB family antitoxin, which translates into the protein MTSSTVFTSNRSQAVRLPKAVAFPEDVHHVDILKIGRSRVIVPQGKRWDDLFQNGPRASEDFMAEREQPPVEEREPF
- the vapC gene encoding type II toxin-antitoxin system tRNA(fMet)-specific endonuclease VapC, which codes for MLTYMLDTNICIYVMKNYPLKLREKFNALAEQLCISSITLGELHYGAEKSARRVENLTAIEHFVARLDVLPFETKAAAHYGQVRAELERAGTPCGPHDMQIGGHARSEGLIIVTNNMREFSRMPGIRAENWV
- a CDS encoding dienelactone hydrolase family protein codes for the protein MTKRNLNADDALEDFQSREITLDGATKVVHVAGEGPAVIVMTEMPGISPHVARFSRWVRDAGFTVYMPSLFGRDGAVPQAEEGVAVFRRACVSAEFRAFAANQSSPVTQWLRSLAKLAHAECGGPGVGAIGMCFTGNFALSMMLEESVLAPVLSQPSLPLDKPADIDIAPDELAAVRQRLERDDLTVMAYRFEGDQICKAERFTALSAALGDRFIPRVLPDSAANSDTPPFFQKLVPYPHSVVTAHLIDEAGQPTIAARDEILSFFKRRLASGHS